Proteins found in one bacterium genomic segment:
- a CDS encoding glycosyltransferase: protein MKILISCSKVKYLLGMSFARSFQKLSIETELFFDDEAYEESFRVFKNKYTHRLFWKFFSVLVREKFFNSIKKSNPDLILIFKGAYYSPEFLKSIKDKWPAIPLFCYAPDNVFDTKYYGVSNKWIRRSIPIYDAYFIWGKFLIGKLLDFGAKRAEYIPFGYDPDIHYPVKATVEEKKYYGSDVAFIGSWDKEREQLLNRVADYDLKIWGDSWAKANPQLKKKWQGRAVFGEELAKVCDSSKIILDILRPHMLPAHTMKIFEISGCKGFLLSSRGGEFGDFFDEGEEIATFENPEEMLSKLNFFLKHDELRAKIAEAAHKKVGRYEYVNSAKKIIATYQELTAGRV, encoded by the coding sequence ATGAAAATTTTAATCAGTTGTTCCAAAGTTAAATATTTATTAGGCATGTCTTTTGCGAGAAGTTTCCAGAAGCTCTCAATTGAGACGGAATTGTTTTTTGATGATGAAGCTTATGAAGAAAGTTTCAGGGTTTTCAAGAATAAATATACCCATAGATTATTCTGGAAGTTTTTCTCGGTTCTTGTGAGAGAAAAATTCTTTAATTCAATCAAAAAAAGTAATCCGGATTTAATACTTATTTTTAAAGGCGCGTATTATAGTCCCGAGTTTCTTAAAAGTATTAAGGACAAATGGCCCGCAATTCCTCTTTTTTGCTACGCTCCAGACAATGTTTTTGATACAAAATATTATGGCGTGAGCAATAAATGGATTCGGAGATCTATCCCGATATACGACGCCTATTTCATCTGGGGAAAGTTTCTAATTGGCAAATTATTGGATTTCGGCGCCAAAAGAGCCGAATATATTCCTTTCGGTTATGACCCCGATATTCATTATCCGGTTAAGGCAACGGTTGAAGAAAAAAAATATTATGGTTCGGATGTAGCTTTTATTGGCAGTTGGGATAAAGAGCGTGAACAGTTATTGAATCGCGTTGCCGATTATGATTTGAAAATATGGGGGGATAGCTGGGCTAAGGCTAACCCACAATTAAAGAAAAAATGGCAAGGAAGAGCGGTGTTCGGCGAAGAATTGGCTAAAGTTTGCGACAGCTCCAAAATAATCTTGGATATTCTGCGCCCGCATATGTTGCCGGCCCACACAATGAAGATTTTTGAAATTTCAGGTTGCAAAGGATTTCTTCTTTCCAGCCGGGGAGGGGAATTCGGCGATTTCTTTGATGAGGGAGAAGAAATAGCTACTTTTGAAAATCCGGAAGAAATGCTCAGTAAACTTAATTTTTTCTTAAAACACGACGAACTCAGAGCGAAGATTGCCGAAGCGGCGCATAAGAAAGTGGGGCGATACGAATACGTGAATTCGGCGAAAAAGATAATTGCGACTTATCAAGAATTGACGGCTGGCAGAGTTTAA
- a CDS encoding class I SAM-dependent methyltransferase, whose product MNKLIYKDKFYQNICNICGNKNTHFVFNRPDGLGVFECQNCGLAFVNPMPSKENILEIYKNQNIDFETLKNKFYDQKKTGSNKSIIRRISKFKKISGSRILDIGCGPGFLLYDLKKAGAKGTGLEISKALVSFGRKELGLDIQEGTLENSSLSLASFDIVVCSNLIEHLSDPIGFFSRLDRVLAPAGIVYFSTPNYDATKEYGNKWPGFYKDFEHIFYFNKRSLTYALSRLDLKPIKFFYLPQTGGIIGKKNINYEKSSSRTKIRKILLNTPILNKFLWEMIFLTRRLANSKSIREGTAFEMEAIFEKTKV is encoded by the coding sequence TTGAATAAATTAATCTATAAAGATAAGTTTTATCAAAACATTTGTAATATTTGCGGGAATAAAAATACTCATTTTGTTTTCAATCGGCCTGACGGGTTGGGGGTTTTTGAGTGCCAGAATTGCGGGCTGGCCTTTGTCAATCCGATGCCTTCCAAGGAAAATATTCTTGAAATTTATAAAAATCAGAATATAGATTTTGAAACGCTTAAAAATAAATTTTACGACCAGAAAAAAACCGGCAGCAATAAATCGATTATCAGGCGCATTTCTAAATTTAAAAAAATTTCCGGCAGCCGGATTTTAGACATTGGCTGCGGCCCGGGTTTTCTTTTGTATGATTTAAAAAAAGCCGGAGCGAAAGGAACCGGCTTGGAAATTTCTAAAGCCCTTGTTTCTTTCGGCCGGAAGGAATTGGGTTTGGATATCCAGGAGGGGACATTGGAAAATTCCAGTTTATCTTTAGCGAGTTTTGACATCGTGGTTTGCAGTAATTTAATAGAGCATCTTTCGGACCCAATCGGTTTTTTCTCCCGACTGGACCGCGTTTTGGCTCCGGCCGGCATCGTGTATTTTTCAACCCCGAATTACGACGCCACCAAGGAATACGGAAACAAATGGCCGGGTTTTTACAAGGATTTTGAACATATTTTTTATTTTAATAAACGCAGTTTGACTTACGCCTTGAGCCGTTTGGATTTAAAGCCGATTAAATTTTTCTATTTGCCCCAGACCGGCGGCATAATAGGCAAGAAAAACATCAATTACGAAAAATCCAGTAGCCGAACGAAAATCCGCAAAATTCTTTTAAACACGCCTATTTTGAATAAATTTTTATGGGAAATGATTTTTTTAACACGCCGCCTGGCGAATTCAAAATCAATCAGAGAGGGAACCGCTTTTGAGATGGAAGCGATATTTGAGAAAACAAAAGTATGA
- a CDS encoding glycosyltransferase family 4 protein, whose amino-acid sequence MKKKYKLAVLTSHPIQYQAPLFRKLAQHPEIELMVYFCCDYGIKEEFDPGFGKKIKWDIPLLDGYKYKFLKNYSLRPRPGFFGLVNPSIIKELFSNHYDAILVRGYSSVSNWFAFFGAWLSRTPVFLHGDSNLLKRPRLWAHFVKRLLFPLFFKGISAFLSVGASNKEYYKYFGAPDKKIFLTPYSIDNDFFQKESEKYKGRKEEIRKKFNLPLKIPIILYVGKIYKGKGAFDLLKAFEKISGSLESALVFIGEGEEKIYLENYVKEKNIKNVYFQGFKNQSELPAFYAVSDVFVFPSKIDSWGLVVNEAMACGLPVIATGFVGASHDLIKQGFNGFVYRAGDIEELKLCIEKTIVDPALRNKMSENSLKIISSWNYDSCVEGILRALEYVSKQ is encoded by the coding sequence ATGAAAAAAAAATACAAATTAGCCGTTTTAACTTCTCATCCCATTCAGTATCAGGCGCCTCTTTTCAGAAAATTGGCCCAGCACCCCGAAATAGAGCTGATGGTTTATTTTTGCTGTGATTACGGGATAAAAGAGGAATTTGACCCCGGTTTCGGCAAAAAAATAAAATGGGATATTCCTTTGCTTGACGGCTATAAATATAAATTTTTAAAAAATTACAGCTTGAGGCCCCGCCCGGGTTTTTTCGGCTTGGTAAACCCCTCAATTATCAAAGAACTTTTTTCAAATCATTATGACGCGATTTTAGTGCGGGGTTATTCCAGTGTTTCCAATTGGTTTGCTTTTTTCGGCGCTTGGCTGAGCCGGACGCCTGTTTTTCTTCACGGTGATTCCAATTTATTGAAAAGGCCCCGTTTGTGGGCCCATTTTGTCAAAAGATTATTATTCCCGTTATTTTTCAAAGGAATTTCCGCGTTTCTTTCAGTCGGCGCGTCAAATAAAGAATATTATAAATATTTCGGCGCGCCCGATAAAAAAATATTTCTGACTCCTTATTCCATAGATAATGATTTTTTTCAAAAAGAATCGGAAAAATATAAAGGAAGAAAAGAAGAAATCCGGAAAAAATTTAATTTGCCGCTTAAAATTCCCATAATTTTATACGTGGGAAAAATTTATAAAGGAAAAGGTGCTTTTGATTTATTAAAGGCCTTTGAGAAAATTTCGGGTTCTTTGGAATCCGCTCTTGTTTTTATCGGGGAAGGGGAGGAGAAAATCTACTTGGAGAATTATGTCAAAGAAAAAAATATCAAAAACGTTTATTTTCAGGGTTTTAAAAACCAGAGCGAGTTGCCCGCTTTTTACGCCGTCTCGGATGTGTTTGTTTTTCCTTCAAAAATAGACAGCTGGGGCTTGGTGGTAAATGAAGCCATGGCTTGCGGCCTTCCGGTTATTGCCACTGGTTTTGTGGGAGCATCTCATGATTTAATTAAGCAGGGATTTAATGGCTTCGTTTACAGGGCGGGAGATATTGAAGAGTTGAAATTATGTATTGAAAAAACGATAGTGGATCCCGCTTTAAGAAATAAAATGAGCGAAAATTCCCTTAAAATTATTTCAAGCTGGAATTACGATTCCTGCGTTGAAGGAATTCTCAGGGCCTTAGAATATGTTTCAAAACAATGA
- a CDS encoding ChbG/HpnK family deacetylase — protein MNKPNFIINADDFGQNDEINEAVIKCFNDGFLTSASVLANGSAFDKAMEFAKNHKNFSIGIHLNLTGGKPATKNLREVSSLVKNDNFLSSEEFRKKYFRFGVSGRQIYKELENQILKFLGYGLKPSHIDSHHHIHTLPTVAMITAKLAKKYGISKIRPSSNYFTAQKINYRNFFPTSLKLAYKKMINNYFRRRFIMPDYFCEGSLDRIFNDEKFLGNLSDATYLFMSHPDISGAGISDLKILTDKNLFRLLNSDLGVKFISFNEL, from the coding sequence ATGAATAAGCCGAATTTTATTATCAACGCCGACGATTTCGGGCAAAATGACGAAATCAACGAAGCGGTCATAAAATGTTTCAACGACGGTTTTTTGACCAGCGCGAGCGTTTTGGCGAACGGCTCGGCTTTTGATAAAGCCATGGAATTCGCGAAGAATCATAAAAATTTCAGCATCGGTATTCACTTGAACCTTACCGGAGGAAAACCCGCCACCAAGAATTTAAGAGAAGTCTCCTCGCTTGTAAAAAATGATAATTTTTTGAGTTCGGAAGAATTCCGGAAAAAATATTTTCGGTTCGGCGTTTCCGGCAGGCAAATTTACAAAGAATTGGAAAATCAGATTCTTAAGTTTCTCGGTTACGGTTTAAAGCCGAGTCATATTGATTCCCATCATCATATTCATACGCTTCCCACCGTGGCGATGATAACCGCCAAATTGGCGAAAAAATACGGGATTTCAAAAATCAGGCCCTCTTCAAATTATTTTACGGCTCAAAAAATCAATTACCGGAATTTTTTTCCGACGTCGCTGAAATTGGCTTATAAAAAGATGATAAATAATTATTTTAGGCGGCGTTTTATAATGCCCGATTATTTTTGTGAAGGCAGTTTGGACCGAATTTTTAACGATGAGAAATTTCTTGGTAATTTATCCGACGCCACCTACCTTTTCATGTCTCACCCGGATATTAGCGGCGCCGGGATTAGTGATCTGAAGATACTGACAGACAAAAATTTGTTCCGTTTGTTAAATAGCGACTTAGGCGTTAAGTTTATTTCTTTCAACGAATTATGA
- a CDS encoding class I SAM-dependent methyltransferase — MPINEYKKFYESVDRGKYASGKDLSNDLFYKEFSGFIKKYGLENGKALEIGSGNGKYQDIIGDYTGADISDSLSNFYHKRYVVLEENEKYPFLDQNFDLVFTTSVFEHIPNIEFSLKETLRVLENKGYLFFHMAWQVRPWAADGYAVRPYSDFGLKGKLIKALVPLRENMFFRICSVMPKRIIWALGFILNRNNFRNELKYKKLKPNYETFWSSDSDACNSVDPFAMILYFRANNCKIMNYSNPWKAFFVRSGILMISKNI, encoded by the coding sequence ATGCCGATAAACGAATATAAAAAATTTTACGAGAGCGTAGACAGGGGAAAATATGCTTCGGGCAAAGATTTAAGCAATGACCTTTTTTACAAAGAATTTTCCGGATTTATAAAAAAATATGGTTTGGAAAATGGAAAGGCCTTGGAAATAGGCAGCGGCAACGGGAAATACCAGGATATAATCGGGGATTACACGGGCGCGGATATCAGCGATTCCCTTTCAAATTTTTATCATAAAAGATACGTGGTTTTGGAAGAAAACGAAAAATATCCCTTTCTTGACCAAAATTTTGATTTGGTATTCACGACTTCAGTTTTTGAGCATATCCCGAACATAGAATTTTCTTTAAAAGAAACACTCCGGGTGTTGGAAAATAAAGGATATTTATTTTTTCACATGGCTTGGCAGGTAAGACCCTGGGCGGCGGACGGCTATGCTGTCAGGCCTTATTCGGATTTCGGCTTAAAAGGCAAATTAATCAAAGCGTTAGTCCCTTTAAGAGAAAACATGTTTTTTCGGATTTGTTCGGTTATGCCGAAAAGAATAATTTGGGCGTTAGGTTTTATTTTGAATAGAAATAACTTCAGAAATGAGTTAAAATACAAAAAACTTAAGCCGAACTATGAAACTTTTTGGTCTTCCGACTCTGATGCCTGTAATTCCGTTGACCCATTCGCGATGATTCTTTATTTTAGGGCGAACAATTGTAAAATCATGAATTATTCCAATCCTTGGAAAGCGTTTTTTGTAAGGTCGGGCATTTTAATGATTTCAAAAAACATATGA
- a CDS encoding O-antigen ligase family protein, with amino-acid sequence MINLFSKLSKFFLYLVPFTVLIVSRSTLFPFIVGKYVFFRVVVELALIFFLWAWVRGEFQFSKLKLKILTPLVIAVSVFTLIFLLAGFLGYDPSASFWSNFERGEGGLQMLHLFIFFVLLGLLFRDEKAWRRMFIVSALVAVLVIAYGFAAALKISGFIGPGICERFAGSLGNSAYIGTFMIFALFYAGYLLINGLRQSASGPHKFASLKKWLWGSLMVLFLIILIFSGTRGAFLGLAAGVLAGLSYLFFRLPSGRVRKIILFVIIVLIIFGWLGFKYRSSIDLMPFCKNEGQGGNRILDINLSTENLQTRFFLWKQSIKIFEERPILGWGPENFSPAIEKYHLPQFTVWFDRAHNIFFDYLTTTGILGLLSYLSIFIVFYWQFLKKMRKSALSPYQSALIFALPIAYLVQGVVLFEVLPIYINLFLFLAFANYKFNNKF; translated from the coding sequence ATGATTAATTTATTTTCAAAACTTTCAAAATTTTTCCTTTATTTGGTGCCTTTTACTGTTTTGATTGTTTCCCGAAGCACTCTATTTCCTTTTATTGTCGGCAAATATGTCTTTTTCCGGGTAGTGGTGGAATTAGCCCTGATATTTTTTCTTTGGGCTTGGGTGAGGGGAGAATTTCAATTTTCAAAGTTAAAATTAAAAATTTTAACCCCCTTGGTAATCGCGGTTTCGGTTTTTACTTTGATATTTTTGCTGGCGGGATTTTTAGGTTATGATCCTTCCGCTTCTTTCTGGTCCAATTTTGAGCGTGGAGAAGGCGGATTGCAGATGCTGCATCTTTTTATTTTCTTCGTTTTATTAGGTTTACTCTTTAGAGATGAAAAGGCCTGGCGGAGAATGTTTATTGTTTCGGCGTTGGTGGCGGTTTTGGTAATTGCCTATGGATTCGCCGCCGCTTTGAAAATATCTGGTTTTATAGGTCCTGGTATTTGTGAGCGGTTCGCCGGTTCTTTGGGAAATTCGGCTTACATCGGCACTTTTATGATTTTCGCTTTGTTCTACGCCGGCTATCTGCTTATTAATGGCCTGCGCCAGTCCGCGTCCGGTCCGCATAAGTTTGCGTCTTTGAAAAAATGGCTTTGGGGGAGTTTAATGGTTTTATTTTTGATAATTCTGATTTTTTCCGGAACCCGGGGAGCATTTTTGGGATTGGCCGCCGGTGTTTTAGCCGGTTTGTCTTATCTCTTTTTCCGTCTGCCATCCGGCCGCGTCCGGAAAATAATTTTGTTTGTAATTATTGTTTTGATAATTTTTGGATGGCTAGGATTCAAATATCGCAGTTCCATAGATCTAATGCCTTTTTGTAAAAATGAAGGCCAGGGTGGAAATAGAATTTTGGATATCAATTTAAGCACCGAAAATTTACAAACGCGATTTTTTCTCTGGAAACAATCAATTAAAATTTTTGAAGAAAGGCCGATTCTCGGCTGGGGGCCGGAGAATTTCAGTCCGGCTATTGAAAAATATCATCTGCCGCAATTTACGGTTTGGTTCGACCGCGCTCACAACATTTTTTTCGATTATTTGACAACAACCGGCATTTTGGGGCTGTTAAGTTATCTTTCAATTTTTATTGTTTTCTATTGGCAATTTTTAAAAAAGATGCGCAAATCAGCGTTAAGTCCGTATCAGTCCGCGCTGATATTTGCTCTCCCTATAGCTTATTTGGTTCAAGGCGTTGTTCTCTTTGAAGTTTTGCCGATTTACATTAATCTTTTCCTGTTTTTGGCCTTTGCAAATTACAAATTTAATAATAAATTTTAA
- a CDS encoding glycosyltransferase family 4 protein, producing MKILFLSSDLSKTGGIQRYNKDLLMALKNNNAKVFLVERPSHFLGKPIFVLKSIFAAVFKKPDVIFCTHINFAPLCILLNNLFSLKYIVFTYGIEVWDLKNRVAIRGLNGADVVVTISDFTAGFLKATLPNIENKLYFLSPTFDEDKFFIARRPQDLIRKYGLSNNSKIILTVARLDSTEQRKGYDKIIEILPEIKEEDCNIKYFLVGGGDDIERIEKLIKKVGVEKDVVLTGYVPDDELADYYNLADVFAMLSKKEGFGIVFLEAMACGTPVIAGNKDGSRDALLNGKLGILVDPDNKEKIKSAILEVVKKKSDSKIKEGETLRGEVILHFGPKRFQDKVANLIKSIE from the coding sequence ATGAAAATACTATTTTTATCTTCAGACCTTAGCAAAACCGGCGGTATCCAGCGGTATAATAAAGACCTTCTAATGGCCTTAAAAAACAATAACGCCAAAGTTTTTTTAGTTGAAAGACCGTCCCATTTTTTAGGTAAGCCAATTTTTGTTTTGAAAAGTATTTTCGCTGCTGTTTTTAAAAAACCGGATGTTATTTTCTGCACTCACATTAATTTTGCCCCCTTGTGCATACTTTTAAACAATCTTTTTAGTTTGAAATATATTGTTTTTACATACGGCATAGAAGTTTGGGATTTAAAAAACCGGGTTGCAATCAGGGGGCTGAACGGCGCGGACGTAGTCGTGACTATATCTGATTTTACGGCGGGATTTTTAAAAGCAACCCTGCCGAATATTGAAAATAAATTATACTTTTTATCACCCACATTTGATGAAGATAAATTTTTTATTGCAAGACGACCCCAAGATTTAATTAGAAAATATGGTTTGAGCAACAATAGTAAAATAATTTTAACCGTGGCTAGGTTGGATTCCACTGAACAGCGCAAAGGTTATGATAAGATTATTGAAATACTTCCGGAGATAAAAGAGGAAGATTGCAATATTAAATACTTTTTAGTCGGCGGAGGGGACGATATAGAAAGAATTGAAAAACTTATCAAAAAAGTAGGAGTTGAGAAGGATGTTGTATTGACGGGATACGTACCGGATGATGAGTTGGCTGACTATTACAACTTAGCCGATGTTTTTGCTATGCTTTCTAAAAAGGAGGGTTTTGGTATAGTGTTTTTAGAGGCCATGGCTTGCGGTACGCCTGTTATCGCGGGTAACAAAGACGGCTCGCGCGACGCCCTTCTTAATGGTAAATTGGGGATTTTAGTTGACCCGGACAACAAGGAGAAAATAAAAAGCGCTATCTTGGAAGTTGTGAAAAAAAAATCAGATAGTAAAATCAAAGAAGGTGAAACATTAAGAGGAGAAGTAATCCTGCATTTCGGGCCTAAAAGGTTTCAAGATAAAGTGGCCAATTTAATAAAGTCTATTGAATAA
- the gmd gene encoding GDP-mannose 4,6-dehydratase translates to MKKALITGITGQDGSYLAELLLDKNYQVHGLVRRSAVEKKDERFSRIKHILNRIEMHYGDVRDYPAIWRLIEKIKPDELYHLAAQSQVGVSFEDDFGTFQINTNGTHYLLDAVKNIKPDCKFYFAGTSEMFGDVKESPQNEDSLFNPVSPYGISKLASFYLTKMYRDAYGVFACTGILFNHESPRRGFEFVTRKITSTAAKIKFNLEDRLELGNLSAKRDWGFAGDYVRAMWLMLQQDKPEDFVIGTGENHSVREFVELAFKGIGIDIEWKGEGINERGANKNTGRDLIFVKEEYFRPLDVNKLLADASKAKEKLNWKPEKKFKDLVGLMIKSDLESIE, encoded by the coding sequence ATGAAAAAAGCGTTAATTACAGGGATAACGGGGCAAGATGGTTCTTATCTTGCGGAATTATTGTTAGATAAAAATTATCAAGTGCATGGTTTGGTGCGCCGTTCTGCGGTTGAGAAAAAGGATGAAAGATTTTCTCGCATAAAACATATTTTAAACAGAATAGAGATGCATTACGGAGATGTGAGAGATTATCCTGCCATCTGGCGATTAATAGAAAAGATTAAGCCGGATGAATTATATCATCTCGCTGCTCAAAGCCAGGTTGGCGTGTCTTTCGAGGATGATTTTGGCACGTTTCAAATAAACACAAACGGAACTCATTATTTGTTAGATGCCGTTAAAAATATAAAACCCGATTGCAAATTTTATTTTGCGGGCACCAGCGAAATGTTCGGGGACGTCAAGGAATCTCCGCAGAATGAGGATTCTTTATTTAATCCCGTGTCTCCATACGGTATTTCCAAGCTGGCTTCTTTCTATCTTACCAAGATGTACAGAGATGCGTATGGAGTTTTTGCTTGTACTGGAATTTTATTTAATCATGAATCGCCTAGGCGAGGTTTTGAGTTTGTGACGAGAAAGATTACCTCAACAGCGGCAAAAATTAAGTTTAATCTCGAAGATAGATTGGAGCTCGGCAACTTGAGCGCTAAAAGGGATTGGGGTTTCGCCGGCGATTACGTAAGAGCTATGTGGCTGATGCTACAGCAAGACAAGCCAGAGGACTTTGTAATAGGTACTGGAGAAAATCATAGCGTGCGAGAGTTTGTTGAACTTGCCTTCAAAGGCATTGGTATTGATATCGAGTGGAAAGGAGAAGGCATTAATGAAAGAGGCGCTAATAAGAACACTGGTAGAGATTTGATTTTTGTGAAAGAAGAATATTTCCGGCCACTGGATGTAAATAAATTATTAGCTGACGCATCCAAGGCGAAAGAAAAATTAAACTGGAAACCAGAAAAAAAATTCAAAGATCTTGTCGGACTTATGATTAAATCTGACTTAGAATCAATTGAATAA
- a CDS encoding radical SAM/SPASM domain-containing protein — protein sequence MSLNSIIKKLRAEYSKAGFSFLFFKKIFQRAFRIIQEFLVGLIPQKVFSRYVFDKLLVKPSYLDIEITNTCNARCCFCPYKYMKRPKGMMSDEIFEKTVKDYVEIGGGRVELTPVPGEVFLDKKAIERIKFLRSFEEIKEISFYTNGIFLNNFDMEELLASGVNNITVTFGGTDREEYREIFGVDMFDRVSGNLIKLGETNRRLNRPVSLAISFRTSKKLSLFTKTDLFKALSRDFRIDYQYNYHSWGGLIKQDDLKGEMRMSPLPVNKIKEPCGLSYSGLRVAWNGDVTPCWCGDIEIDLKIGNIMENSLIDIWKGEKMINFRESFIKGKPPLICRKCEHYSGLDHFRNPESFKAASENYKAYLNSEYVKKTENADKRI from the coding sequence ATGAGTTTAAATTCTATCATCAAAAAACTGCGCGCCGAATACTCCAAAGCGGGTTTCAGTTTTTTGTTTTTTAAGAAAATTTTTCAAAGAGCGTTTCGGATTATTCAGGAATTTTTGGTCGGCCTCATTCCCCAAAAAGTTTTTTCCCGGTATGTTTTTGATAAATTATTGGTTAAGCCCTCTTATTTAGACATAGAAATAACGAACACCTGCAACGCCCGTTGCTGTTTTTGCCCGTATAAATATATGAAACGCCCGAAGGGAATGATGAGCGATGAAATTTTTGAAAAAACAGTCAAAGATTATGTTGAAATCGGAGGGGGCAGGGTGGAATTGACACCAGTTCCGGGAGAAGTTTTTTTGGACAAAAAAGCGATTGAAAGAATAAAATTTTTGCGTTCCTTTGAAGAAATAAAGGAGATAAGTTTTTACACCAACGGAATTTTTCTTAATAATTTTGATATGGAAGAATTACTGGCTTCGGGTGTGAACAACATCACCGTCACTTTTGGCGGAACCGACCGGGAAGAATACCGGGAAATTTTCGGGGTGGATATGTTCGACCGGGTGTCTGGCAATTTAATTAAGTTAGGGGAAACAAACCGGCGGTTAAACCGTCCGGTTTCGCTTGCGATATCTTTCCGGACTTCCAAGAAATTATCCCTTTTTACAAAAACCGATTTATTTAAGGCGTTAAGCAGGGATTTTCGGATTGATTATCAGTATAACTATCACAGCTGGGGAGGGCTGATTAAACAAGATGATTTAAAAGGTGAAATGAGGATGTCGCCGTTGCCGGTCAATAAAATAAAAGAACCCTGCGGACTTTCTTATTCGGGATTGCGGGTCGCCTGGAACGGCGACGTCACTCCTTGCTGGTGCGGAGATATAGAAATAGATCTTAAAATCGGAAACATAATGGAAAATTCTTTGATAGATATCTGGAAAGGGGAAAAGATGATAAATTTTCGCGAGTCATTTATAAAAGGGAAGCCGCCTTTGATTTGCCGAAAATGCGAACATTACAGCGGATTGGATCATTTCAGGAACCCGGAATCCTTTAAAGCCGCTTCGGAGAATTATAAGGCCTATTTGAATTCCGAATACGTCAAAAAAACCGAAAATGCCGATAAACGAATATAA